The following are from one region of the Jeongeupia sp. USM3 genome:
- a CDS encoding molecular chaperone, with the protein MLDHRLRLLPGAVLLFCAGIASALGIEPIRIELSPARPSQTLTVRNDGDQPRLVQLETFDWQGWDSASQQMALSTSRTLIANPPAFRLAAHASQLIRVGLSEAPGGAMQRGYRILVRELLPLEPQPASGPGQVALLVNFNLPVFYTPDGTPVGAKLEWRGERGVDGRRLLVATNPGAVAVRVAEVQADGVRLSPFGGHNGYLLAGQSLSWGVGDGERRQLNLRIRDDKGQWSNANVALP; encoded by the coding sequence ATGCTCGATCACCGCTTGCGATTGTTGCCGGGCGCCGTGCTGCTGTTTTGCGCCGGCATCGCCAGCGCGCTTGGCATCGAGCCGATCCGCATCGAGTTGTCACCCGCCCGGCCCAGCCAAACGCTGACGGTGCGCAACGATGGCGACCAGCCGCGGCTGGTGCAGCTGGAAACCTTCGACTGGCAGGGCTGGGACAGCGCAAGCCAGCAGATGGCGCTGTCGACGTCACGGACCCTGATTGCCAACCCGCCGGCATTCCGGCTGGCAGCGCACGCCAGCCAGTTGATCCGCGTCGGCCTGAGCGAGGCGCCCGGCGGCGCGATGCAGCGCGGCTACCGTATTTTGGTGCGCGAGCTGCTTCCGCTCGAGCCGCAGCCGGCGTCCGGTCCGGGGCAGGTTGCGCTGCTGGTCAATTTCAATCTGCCGGTGTTTTACACGCCGGACGGTACGCCTGTCGGCGCAAAGCTCGAATGGCGGGGCGAACGCGGCGTCGATGGCCGGCGGCTTCTGGTGGCGACCAACCCGGGAGCGGTAGCGGTCCGGGTGGCCGAGGTGCAGGCCGACGGCGTTCGTCTTTCGCCGTTCGGTGGCCACAACGGCTATTTGCTCGCGGGCCAGTCGCTGTCCTGGGGTGTGGGCGACGGCGAGCGTCGCCAGTTGAACCTCCGGATCAGGGACGACAAGGGGCAATGGTCGAACGCCAATGTGGCGCTGCCGTAG
- a CDS encoding spore coat U domain-containing protein → MKSLLVLMPCGLLASVAHATTVNATLTVNATVVAACTVEAATLAFGNYDPTSNSDTNVSTTINFSCTPSTAYTVSLDAGLNSASIAAGRNMKAGSDLLQYQLYTDSGWTNYWGNTGSNRMTGTSAAGSLANTLTVYGKIPKNQIVPASAAYTDSVNIAVSF, encoded by the coding sequence ATGAAAAGCTTGCTGGTCTTGATGCCCTGCGGGCTGCTTGCTTCCGTTGCGCATGCAACGACCGTCAACGCAACGCTGACGGTGAACGCCACCGTTGTCGCCGCGTGCACGGTCGAGGCCGCGACGCTGGCGTTCGGCAACTACGATCCCACCAGCAATAGCGATACCAATGTCAGCACGACCATCAACTTCAGCTGCACACCGAGCACGGCGTATACCGTCTCGCTGGATGCCGGCCTCAACTCGGCCAGCATCGCCGCCGGCCGCAACATGAAAGCCGGCAGCGACCTGCTGCAGTACCAGCTGTACACCGATTCGGGCTGGACCAACTACTGGGGCAATACCGGCAGCAACAGGATGACCGGTACCAGCGCCGCCGGCAGCCTCGCCAACACGCTGACCGTGTACGGCAAGATTCCAAAGAACCAGATCGTTCCGGCCAGCGCTGCCTATACGGACAGCGTCAATATCGCCGTGAGCTTCTGA
- a CDS encoding single-stranded DNA-binding protein, translated as MASLNKVILIGNLGRDPEVRYLPNGDAVCNFSIATTENWKDKSGQKQEKTEWHNITMYRRLAEIAGQYLKKGSSVYIEGKLQTRKWQDKQTGADRYTTEIIADQMQMLGGRSGGGAPMDQGGGGGYDDFNQSYAPAPAAAPAARPQQAAPAPKRSFDDFEDDIPF; from the coding sequence ATGGCTTCCTTGAACAAGGTCATCCTGATCGGCAACCTCGGGCGCGACCCCGAGGTGCGCTACCTGCCCAACGGCGACGCGGTGTGCAATTTCAGCATCGCCACGACCGAAAACTGGAAGGACAAGTCCGGCCAGAAGCAGGAAAAGACCGAGTGGCACAACATCACCATGTACCGCCGTCTGGCTGAGATCGCCGGCCAGTACCTGAAGAAGGGCAGTTCGGTCTACATCGAAGGCAAGCTGCAGACGCGCAAGTGGCAGGACAAGCAGACCGGTGCCGACCGTTACACCACCGAAATCATCGCCGACCAGATGCAGATGCTCGGCGGCCGTAGTGGCGGCGGTGCGCCGATGGATCAGGGGGGCGGCGGCGGTTACGACGACTTCAACCAGAGCTACGCCCCAGCGCCGGCCGCTGCGCCGGCTGCTCGCCCGCAACAGGCTGCACCGGCACCGAAGCGCAGCTTCGACGATTTCGAGGACGACATTCCGTTCTGA
- a CDS encoding MFS transporter, producing the protein MSPLELRAASGLAGLYALRMLGMFLVLPVFAVYAGHMPGGDNHALVGLAFGAYGLTQALLQLPFGMWSDHVGRKKVIYIGLALFALGSIMCAMADHIVWLIVGRAVQGAGAISAAITALLADLTREEHRTKAMAMIGASIAGTFAVSLVVAPKLADWIGLPGIFVLTAVLALVAIVGVARVIPSPTVSRFHSDAETSARRLPSVLRDPQLLRLNYGVFALHAAQMAMFTVMPLLLAKVGQLDVSRHWWVYLPVVLLSFVLMVPAVIYGEKKRQLKRVFLWAIALMFGAQIGMTLYMPSLTMIVVWLALYFIAFNVLEAIQPSLISKIAPADAKGTAMGVYNTCQAAAMFLGSALAGWLYQRFDSPAPVFALSAALVGIWLAVAWRMRAPKPVKTQLFHIGEAWQGDPAALSDKLSRIAGVSEAVVLLDERVALLKVMQDGWNEDEAKQLIMETH; encoded by the coding sequence ATGTCCCCGCTCGAACTACGCGCCGCATCCGGACTTGCCGGGCTCTACGCCCTGCGCATGCTCGGGATGTTCCTCGTGCTGCCGGTCTTTGCCGTCTACGCCGGCCACATGCCCGGTGGCGACAACCACGCGCTGGTCGGGCTGGCGTTCGGCGCCTACGGGTTGACGCAGGCGCTGCTGCAACTGCCGTTCGGCATGTGGAGCGACCACGTCGGCCGCAAGAAGGTGATCTACATCGGCCTGGCGCTGTTCGCGCTCGGCAGCATCATGTGCGCGATGGCCGACCACATCGTCTGGCTGATCGTCGGCCGCGCGGTCCAGGGCGCCGGGGCGATCTCGGCGGCGATCACCGCGCTGCTGGCCGACCTGACGCGCGAGGAGCACCGGACCAAGGCGATGGCAATGATCGGCGCCAGCATCGCCGGCACCTTTGCGGTGTCGCTGGTCGTCGCACCGAAACTGGCCGACTGGATCGGTCTGCCGGGGATCTTCGTGCTGACGGCGGTGCTGGCGCTGGTCGCCATCGTCGGCGTCGCGCGGGTGATCCCGAGTCCGACGGTGTCGCGTTTCCATTCGGATGCCGAAACCAGCGCCCGGCGGCTACCGTCGGTGCTGCGCGATCCGCAGCTCTTGCGGCTCAACTACGGCGTGTTCGCCCTGCACGCGGCGCAGATGGCGATGTTCACCGTCATGCCGCTGCTGCTGGCCAAGGTCGGCCAGCTTGACGTGTCGAGGCACTGGTGGGTGTATCTGCCGGTGGTGCTGCTCAGCTTCGTGCTGATGGTGCCGGCGGTGATCTACGGCGAGAAGAAGCGCCAGCTCAAGCGGGTGTTCCTGTGGGCGATCGCGCTGATGTTCGGCGCGCAGATCGGCATGACGCTGTACATGCCCAGCCTGACGATGATCGTCGTCTGGCTGGCGCTGTACTTCATCGCCTTCAACGTGCTCGAGGCGATCCAGCCCAGCCTGATCTCGAAAATTGCGCCGGCCGACGCCAAGGGCACGGCGATGGGCGTCTACAACACCTGCCAGGCCGCGGCGATGTTCCTCGGCTCGGCGCTGGCAGGCTGGCTGTACCAGCGTTTCGACTCGCCGGCACCGGTGTTTGCACTGTCGGCTGCCTTGGTCGGCATCTGGCTGGCCGTGGCGTGGCGGATGCGGGCGCCCAAGCCGGTGAAGACCCAACTCTTTCACATCGGCGAAGCGTGGCAGGGCGATCCGGCCGCGCTGTCTGATAAACTTTCACGGATTGCCGGCGTTTCCGAAGCCGTCGTGTTGCTCGACGAGCGGGTTGCCCTGCTCAAGGTCATGCAGGACGGCTGGAATGAAGACGAGGCTAAACAATTGATTATGGAGACGCACTGA
- the uvrA gene encoding excinuclease ABC subunit UvrA, with protein sequence MSYRPADADTPLIRIRGARTHNLKNVNLDIPRGKLVVITGLSGSGKSSLAFDTLYAEGQRRYVESLSAYARQFLQLMEKPDVDLIEGLSPAISIEQKATSHNPRSTVGTVTEIHDYLRLLFARVGTPYCPDHGQPLASQTVSQMVDHVLALPEETRLMVLAPVIVGKKGENLDLFDELRAQGFVRVRVDGEVYEMDAIPKLDKNKKHTIDVVIDRIKVRADLKQRLAESFETALRHADGRAIAVEMDSGKEHWFSAKFACPVCSYSLPELEPRLFSFNNPMGACPKCDGLGQITYFDPKRVVAHPELSLAAGAIKGWDKRNQFYFQMLLSLANHYGFDVNTPWSELGEAVQQVVLHGSGRDEIAFTYMNERGSKFERVHSFEGIIPNLERRYRETDSATVREELAKYQNNQACPSCAGSRLRREARHVRVGSENLHAISQMALRDTAAFFESLQLEGAKAQIAEKIVKEIRERLGFLVNVGLDYLSLERSADTLSGGEAQRIRLASQIGSGLTGVMYVLDEPSIGLHQRDNDRLLGTLMRLRDLDNSVIVVEHDEDAIRAADFLVDIGPGAGVHGGEVIAAGHPDDIMAEPKSITGQFLSGARKIEIPAKRRAPEPDRWLTLKGAHGNNLKYVNLALPVGLFVAITGVSGSGKSTLINDTLYTLAAKELNGASAEPAPFHEVHGLDHFDKVISVDQSPIGRTPRSNPATYTGLFTPIRELFAGVPSSRERGYGPGRFSFNVKGGRCEACQGDGVLKVEMHFLPDVYVPCDVCHGKRYNRETLEVQYKGRNITEVLEMTVEQALAFFEAVPTVARKLRTLMDVGLGYIRLGQSATTLSGGEAQRVKLALELSKRDTGRTLYILDEPTTGLHFHDIDLLLSVLQRLSEHGNTVVVIEHNLDVIKTADWVVDLGPEGGAGGGQIIACGAPEAVAANPASHTGHYLARVLAA encoded by the coding sequence ATGAGCTACCGCCCCGCCGACGCAGACACCCCGCTGATCCGCATCCGCGGCGCGCGCACGCACAACCTGAAGAACGTCAATCTCGACATTCCGCGCGGCAAGCTCGTCGTCATCACCGGGCTGTCGGGGTCGGGCAAATCGTCGCTGGCGTTCGACACGCTCTACGCCGAGGGCCAGCGCCGCTATGTCGAATCGCTGTCGGCGTACGCGCGGCAGTTTTTGCAGCTGATGGAAAAGCCCGACGTCGACCTGATCGAGGGGCTCTCCCCGGCGATCTCGATCGAGCAGAAGGCCACCAGCCACAACCCGCGCTCGACCGTCGGCACCGTCACCGAAATCCACGATTACCTGCGGCTGCTGTTCGCGCGCGTCGGCACGCCGTACTGCCCGGACCACGGCCAGCCCCTCGCCTCGCAGACCGTCAGCCAGATGGTCGACCACGTGCTGGCGCTACCCGAAGAGACCAGGCTGATGGTGCTGGCGCCGGTGATCGTCGGCAAGAAGGGCGAAAACCTCGACCTGTTCGACGAATTGCGCGCGCAGGGTTTCGTGCGCGTGCGCGTCGACGGCGAGGTGTACGAGATGGACGCCATCCCGAAGCTCGACAAGAACAAGAAACACACGATCGACGTCGTCATCGACCGGATCAAGGTGCGTGCCGACCTGAAGCAGCGGCTCGCCGAATCGTTCGAGACCGCGCTGCGCCACGCCGACGGCCGGGCGATCGCGGTGGAAATGGACTCTGGCAAAGAGCACTGGTTCTCGGCCAAGTTCGCCTGCCCGGTGTGCAGCTACAGCCTGCCCGAGCTCGAACCGCGGCTGTTCTCGTTCAACAACCCGATGGGCGCCTGCCCGAAGTGCGACGGCCTCGGCCAGATCACCTATTTCGACCCGAAGCGCGTCGTCGCCCACCCCGAACTGAGCCTTGCCGCCGGCGCGATCAAGGGCTGGGACAAGCGCAACCAGTTCTACTTCCAGATGCTGCTGAGTCTGGCGAACCACTACGGCTTCGACGTCAACACGCCGTGGAGCGAACTCGGCGAGGCGGTACAGCAGGTCGTGCTGCACGGTTCGGGCCGCGACGAGATCGCCTTCACCTACATGAACGAGCGCGGCAGCAAGTTCGAGCGCGTGCACAGCTTCGAAGGCATCATCCCGAACCTCGAGCGCCGCTACCGCGAAACCGACTCGGCGACGGTGCGCGAGGAGCTGGCCAAGTACCAGAACAACCAGGCCTGCCCGAGCTGCGCCGGCTCGCGGCTGCGGCGCGAAGCCCGCCACGTCCGGGTCGGCAGCGAGAACCTGCACGCGATCAGCCAGATGGCGCTGCGCGACACGGCGGCGTTTTTCGAATCGCTGCAGCTCGAAGGCGCCAAGGCGCAGATCGCCGAAAAGATCGTCAAGGAAATCCGCGAGCGGCTGGGCTTCCTCGTCAACGTCGGCCTCGACTACCTGAGCCTCGAGCGCAGCGCCGACACGCTGTCGGGCGGTGAAGCGCAGCGCATCCGCCTTGCCAGCCAGATCGGCTCGGGCCTGACCGGGGTGATGTACGTGCTCGACGAGCCGTCGATCGGCCTGCACCAGCGCGACAACGACCGGCTGCTCGGCACCTTGATGCGGCTGCGCGACCTCGACAACTCGGTCATCGTCGTCGAACACGACGAGGACGCGATCCGCGCCGCCGACTTCCTCGTCGACATCGGCCCCGGCGCCGGCGTCCACGGCGGCGAGGTGATCGCCGCCGGCCACCCGGACGACATCATGGCCGAACCGAAGTCGATCACCGGCCAGTTCCTCTCCGGCGCACGCAAGATCGAGATTCCGGCCAAGCGTCGCGCCCCCGAGCCGGACCGCTGGCTGACGCTCAAGGGCGCGCACGGCAACAACCTCAAGTACGTGAACCTGGCGCTGCCGGTCGGCCTCTTCGTCGCGATCACCGGCGTCTCGGGCTCGGGCAAGAGCACGCTGATCAACGACACGCTGTACACGCTGGCGGCGAAGGAACTCAACGGTGCCTCGGCCGAGCCGGCGCCATTCCACGAAGTGCACGGCCTCGACCATTTCGACAAGGTCATCAGCGTCGACCAGAGCCCGATCGGCCGCACGCCGCGCTCGAACCCGGCGACGTACACCGGGCTGTTCACGCCGATCCGCGAACTGTTCGCCGGCGTGCCGTCGAGCCGTGAACGCGGCTACGGCCCGGGCCGCTTCTCGTTCAACGTCAAGGGCGGCCGCTGCGAGGCCTGCCAGGGCGACGGCGTGCTCAAGGTCGAGATGCACTTCCTGCCCGACGTCTACGTGCCGTGCGACGTCTGTCACGGCAAGCGTTACAACCGCGAAACGCTCGAGGTCCAGTACAAGGGCAGGAACATCACCGAAGTGCTGGAGATGACGGTCGAGCAGGCGCTGGCGTTCTTCGAAGCGGTGCCGACGGTCGCGCGCAAGCTCAGGACGCTGATGGACGTCGGCCTCGGCTACATCCGCCTTGGCCAGAGCGCGACGACGCTGTCGGGCGGCGAGGCGCAACGGGTCAAGCTGGCGCTGGAGCTGTCCAAGCGCGACACCGGCCGCACGCTCTACATCCTCGACGAGCCGACCACCGGCCTGCACTTCCACGACATCGACCTGCTCTTGAGCGTGCTGCAGCGGCTGTCCGAACACGGCAATACCGTGGTGGTGATCGAGCACAACCTCGACGTGATCAAGACCGCCGACTGGGTCGTCGACCTCGGGCCCGAGGGCGGCGCCGGCGGTGGCCAGATCATCGCCTGCGGCGCACCGGAAGCCGTCGCCGCGAATCCGGCCAGCCACACCGGCCACTACCTGGCGCGGGTGCTGGCCGCCTGA
- a CDS encoding FimV family protein, with translation MNAPLNCRWIALLLGLPLACAQAATLGELQLRSALGERFDAVVPVRLSAGENLGTACFRLLPDADSGIGTLVNARLRYQADDGRGELQIVGTGPVSEPVLQLVVRLQCPDDEQVRFQRSYDVLIDPRDYAAPAVRRSATVDRKARRYPPLGGSWRAADGDTVSLIARHYYPNDRDLRARFIDALHQLNPDLPQGMEAPLPDDARIVLPARPATPGPAPQPVPTVAPLPKLADTLSVTAAEPSQPVLRPAAPAGDGEFRLQLSSPLLDLAHESELTPEERLKLRERLLMLTSDDQTSQLMALKYQVTQLEKQLAGLRQGEQVAVGSDAGQRREPADVSPWWLLTLLLIPLGFVGWRWRARQQDYGDAFSLAHPRASDEMMSMRPATLPPSEPRVRTALGAATLMQNIGQIADEFHNDEVDVVLPGNVSEEAQLLIDHGLVQQAINLLNHEIEQHPAALVLWMKLFEVYRQNDMKQAFQERAVAFRLQFASDALWQQVQAIGQRVDPDNPLYRSLDDSIDRQLELGPAEVVDLGDDALDFASTMYREAGLAPPAGVAAEEPVEAYDAVPVLPSSEELDFQLAPFPEPPDPQVDALIAPALPRAESYRIEPAEFVSDDPQLQQVARHLAQGELEHAYGLLEEALLHGRSMEQRLTAMKWLDKLTPVRGR, from the coding sequence ATGAATGCCCCGTTGAACTGTCGCTGGATCGCCCTGCTGCTCGGGCTGCCGCTGGCCTGCGCCCAGGCAGCGACGCTTGGCGAACTGCAACTGCGCTCGGCGCTCGGCGAGCGTTTCGACGCCGTCGTGCCGGTGCGGCTGTCGGCGGGCGAGAACCTCGGAACCGCCTGTTTCAGGCTGCTGCCCGATGCCGACAGCGGGATCGGGACGCTGGTGAATGCCCGGCTGCGCTATCAGGCCGACGACGGACGTGGCGAGCTGCAGATCGTCGGCACCGGCCCGGTGAGCGAGCCGGTGCTGCAACTGGTCGTGCGGCTGCAATGCCCCGACGACGAGCAGGTGCGCTTCCAGCGCAGCTACGACGTGCTGATCGACCCGCGCGACTATGCCGCGCCGGCCGTGCGCAGGTCCGCGACGGTCGACCGCAAGGCGCGCCGCTATCCGCCGCTGGGCGGGAGCTGGCGCGCCGCTGACGGCGATACCGTCTCGCTCATTGCACGGCACTATTATCCGAACGACCGCGATCTGCGGGCGCGTTTTATTGACGCGCTGCATCAGCTCAATCCGGACCTGCCGCAAGGGATGGAGGCGCCGTTGCCGGACGACGCCCGCATCGTGCTGCCGGCCCGGCCGGCCACGCCGGGTCCGGCGCCGCAACCGGTGCCGACGGTGGCGCCGCTGCCGAAGCTGGCCGATACCCTCAGCGTTACCGCGGCCGAGCCGTCGCAGCCGGTCTTGCGGCCTGCAGCGCCTGCCGGTGACGGCGAGTTCAGGCTGCAGCTGTCGTCGCCGTTGCTCGATCTGGCGCACGAATCCGAACTGACGCCGGAGGAACGGCTGAAGCTGCGCGAGCGGCTGCTGATGCTGACATCGGACGACCAGACCTCGCAGCTGATGGCGCTCAAGTATCAGGTGACCCAGCTCGAGAAGCAGTTGGCCGGGTTGCGCCAGGGCGAGCAGGTGGCCGTCGGCAGCGACGCCGGCCAGCGCCGCGAGCCGGCCGACGTCTCGCCATGGTGGCTGCTGACCCTGCTGCTGATCCCGCTCGGCTTTGTCGGCTGGCGCTGGCGTGCGCGCCAGCAGGACTACGGCGACGCGTTCTCGCTCGCCCATCCGCGTGCCAGCGACGAGATGATGTCGATGCGTCCGGCCACGCTGCCGCCGTCCGAGCCGCGCGTGCGGACGGCGCTCGGCGCGGCGACGCTGATGCAGAACATCGGCCAGATCGCCGACGAATTCCACAACGACGAAGTCGATGTGGTGCTGCCGGGCAACGTCTCTGAGGAGGCGCAGTTGCTGATCGACCATGGTCTCGTCCAGCAGGCGATCAACCTGCTCAACCACGAGATCGAGCAGCATCCGGCCGCACTGGTGCTGTGGATGAAGCTGTTCGAGGTCTATCGCCAGAACGACATGAAGCAGGCATTCCAGGAGCGTGCGGTGGCGTTTCGGCTGCAGTTTGCCAGCGATGCGCTGTGGCAGCAGGTGCAGGCGATCGGGCAGCGTGTCGATCCGGACAACCCGCTGTACCGCTCGCTCGACGACAGCATCGATCGCCAGCTCGAACTGGGGCCGGCGGAGGTGGTCGATCTCGGCGACGACGCGCTCGATTTCGCTTCCACGATGTACCGCGAGGCCGGGCTGGCGCCGCCGGCCGGGGTGGCGGCCGAAGAGCCGGTCGAAGCGTACGATGCGGTTCCGGTGCTGCCGTCGAGCGAGGAACTCGATTTCCAGCTGGCGCCTTTCCCGGAGCCGCCCGATCCGCAGGTCGATGCGCTGATTGCACCGGCCTTGCCGCGCGCCGAGAGCTACCGGATCGAGCCCGCCGAATTCGTCAGCGACGACCCGCAGCTGCAACAGGTGGCGCGCCACCTGGCGCAGGGCGAACTTGAGCACGCCTACGGACTGCTCGAGGAGGCCTTGCTTCACGGCCGGAGCATGGAGCAGCGGCTGACCGCGATGAAGTGGCTCGACAAGCTGACGCCGGTTCGGGGCCGCTGA
- a CDS encoding PilT/PilU family type 4a pilus ATPase produces the protein MEKEQSAKFMHDLLRHMRAKEASDLFITADFPPAMKIDGRVTPVSNQVLSAQHTKELARAIMNDRQAEEFEGTKECNFAISPGSLGRFRVNAFMQQGRVGMVLRTINSEIPKLEDLGLPPVLKDIAMTKRGLVIFVGGTGSGKSTSLAAMVGHRNETAYDHIITIEDPIEYVHEHKRSIVTQREVGVDTDSWMAALKNTLRQAPDVILIGEIRDRETMDYAIAFAETGHLCMATLHANSSNQALDRIINFFPEERKAQLLMDLSLNLKAFVSQRLVPHRAGKGRVAAVEVMLNSPLISELVFKGDVHEIKEIMKRSRELGMQTFDQSLFDLYEAGKISYEDALRNADSVNDLRLQIKLNGTEAKQKDVLSGFDHLDIV, from the coding sequence ATGGAGAAAGAACAGTCCGCCAAGTTCATGCACGACTTGCTGCGCCACATGCGCGCCAAGGAAGCATCCGACCTGTTCATCACCGCCGACTTCCCGCCGGCGATGAAGATCGACGGCCGGGTGACGCCGGTATCGAACCAGGTGCTGTCGGCGCAGCACACCAAGGAGCTGGCGAGGGCGATCATGAACGATCGTCAGGCCGAAGAGTTCGAAGGCACCAAGGAGTGCAACTTCGCGATCAGCCCGGGCAGCCTCGGCCGCTTCCGCGTCAACGCCTTCATGCAGCAGGGCCGGGTCGGCATGGTGCTGCGGACGATCAACTCCGAGATTCCCAAGCTCGAGGACCTCGGCCTGCCGCCGGTGCTGAAAGACATCGCGATGACCAAGCGCGGTCTGGTGATCTTCGTCGGCGGCACCGGCAGCGGCAAGTCGACGTCGCTGGCGGCGATGGTGGGTCACCGCAACGAAACAGCGTACGATCACATCATCACGATCGAGGACCCGATCGAATACGTGCACGAGCACAAGCGCTCGATCGTCACCCAGCGCGAAGTCGGCGTCGATACCGACTCGTGGATGGCTGCGCTGAAGAACACGCTGCGGCAGGCGCCGGACGTGATCCTGATCGGTGAAATCCGCGACCGCGAAACGATGGACTACGCGATCGCCTTTGCCGAGACCGGCCATCTGTGCATGGCGACGCTGCACGCGAACTCGTCGAACCAGGCGCTCGACCGGATCATCAACTTCTTCCCTGAGGAGCGTAAGGCGCAACTGCTGATGGACCTGTCGCTGAACCTCAAGGCCTTCGTCTCGCAGCGGCTGGTGCCGCACCGCGCCGGCAAGGGGCGCGTTGCCGCGGTCGAGGTGATGCTCAACAGCCCGCTGATTTCCGAGCTGGTCTTCAAGGGCGACGTGCACGAGATCAAGGAGATCATGAAGCGCTCGCGCGAGCTCGGCATGCAGACCTTCGATCAGAGCCTGTTCGACCTGTACGAGGCCGGCAAGATCAGCTACGAGGATGCGCTGCGCAACGCCGACTCGGTCAACGACCTGCGGCTGCAGATCAAGCTCAACGGCACGGAAGCGAAGCAGAAGGATGTGCTGAGCGGCTTCGATCATCTGGACATCGTTTGA